The stretch of DNA AGGAAATGCAAATGTGATAAATCCATGTTGTTTCTCACGAAAACTTGCTGGTGTGACATGTTAAAAGTGAAATGATCTAACTTCTTTTATCTAGTGTTATGTGTTTCGATTCGATTTTCtgttataattcatttgatatgACTTCAAATCTTAAGGTATAAACTGAGGAATATGATGAAATTGTAAAAGAGAATCCATGAACaacatcaaatttaattatGTTGTTATGAACTTAACGACATctttacaagaaatttgaaaaaatatgtcaaaaatatAATCAAGTGAAGCATAAATAATCAATTGTCACTCTTATTGATAACAAATTGTTGCAAAAACATAGGTAAATTATTTTTTCAGCAAGAACAACAATGACTAAATAAATATCAGTAGTATAATTTGTTTGTCAATGCCTCACAATCTATGTTCATAATTGTCACTATTCTCAAGATAGTAGTATTGAAAATCTTGGAccacaaaatatttaaaacttttCTCAGATGATTTCGTACTAAATAGCCACAAATATTGGCAGCTTATTTGGCAGGGGTTCCCTACAATGTACATGGCATGGTTGTTTCTGCTGAGTGAACACGCATGTTCACACAATTTCACACTCACTGCTACATGACATACTCTATTAGGTTGATGTTATAATCAATATAATTACTAATTCACACCTTCAACAaccatcaaaccaccaccacTGGCAGCCGCCGCGTACCACCTCCAACCATCGCAAAGCTTCGGCATTTGCTACCTACCACTACCGTCGGGGTCGAGAAATACAGTGATCTGATGTAAGCTATGTAGGGTTTTAGAGTTCCGTTGAAGTTTTGACAATAGTCGAACATAATGGACAAAAGGCAATACAAATCATCGTCAATTGTCCAACACCAAACACCATGGTTTACACACAGTTTGGAGAAGCTTGTTAAAGATTAAATCTCGACAAGTGAATATACCACTAACATGAATCGACCGGCAACATGGCAAGTTCCAATTCATAGTAACATTCCACAGTATTTGGTTCAAATTGGAAATTAAAACAAACTTGTATTTAGACAAGAGGCGGGTACTGCTTCGCCTGCTGTCGAACCCTCTTCTTATATTCTGTTGTGTCCTGCATGTGTGTTTCGACGGAGGAATTCTTGATCACCAAATAATTCCAGAAATATACAATAAGGTATCAATGAATTGAGTCGAGGGGGAACAGGAGGGCTTAAGATCAAATTAAatggaaatttttttatcttggATGAATTGAATGCATGcataattcttttcatcttaaaatttcaagataGCCAACCTGACTAAGATAATTCAAGAATGCTATTTCACATGAAAGGTTTATGGAATCAGTCCACAAATTGGGGGGAAAAAGTTGCATATTTGGCAGGTGATAACAATAACATAACAGGGCTGAGATAATTTAAGAATACCAAGTGCTATGAAATATCTATACGATCAGCACACAAAATGGAAACCAACAAGTTGCAATTCCGTAAGTGATAACAATAATTCACAACCAAAAACAGATGTTCTGCAATACTATCCTTGAATAATTACACCCAagtataataaatattttttaaaaaaaatttaaagggaAGTGAAAGAAATGCAAATGGAGACAACGACGACCCTTTTTTATATATCTAATACCTGAATAAACAGATGGTAACCCTCAGTTTGtgctggatcagatggatttggTTGATCCAACAAATCTTGAATGCCAACCAAGATTTGCTTCACAGTGATGGCTGGTCGCCAGCCCTATAAATATATATGAGGAAGAGGTGGGGAAAACAAGTTgttttatatttgaaatgagcatTAATCCATAATTGATAATAGAAAGCAATCGAAATATACTTACACTATCTTCATTGAGAATTGAGAGGCAAACAGTTCCAGAGGGATATATGTTTGGATGGAAAAAACCTTGGGGAAATTTACATTTCGGTGGCTTACTAGGATAATCTTCACTAAACTGCATCGTGAGAGGGTAATAACCACCATCCCAGTCCGTCTGCGAGACCATCAATTATTAAATAGTGCTAATCACGGTTTATCGCTCTCAATTTATTCAGAACCAGCGTTTCATAAGATTGGTGTTGAAACTCCAAAGTATATCTATAAAATAATCCCAACCTCAACcacaagaaaaataataaatatgatcGGACTTGACAAAAATAATCCCAACCTCAACTCATCCAAACTCAAGTAACTGAcaaacatgtaataaaaataatagtttGTATTACCTAAAATATCATCaccttttataatttaatgtgTACTTGCTAAATGTCTATTCCCAAAAATCCCATTAAACGAAAAAAGTAACAGTATCATCGAAATTTTTTACCAAAAAACTTATTATGTacttttattttctatttttaaaaaattaatcaagAGTTACTGAAACAACAAAGtgattttgtaatttataaaATGTCTTTGCGCACGTGCAAAATGTGGGCTTGATTTCCAGTACAAAATTAAACCATTGCCATTTAAGtgagttaaaaaaaaaagatgcgCAAACATGCTAAATGCATCTTTTATTCAAGCATAGAGCAAAGATAGGCGAGACAAACAGCACCCCAAATCGTAACTACCTTATTATTAATACATTAAAGAGGCTAATAGAATCAAGCGAAGACAAGTTGCCAAGCACTGCGGAGATACCAAATGCACTACATAGCAACCTCGACAGTTTCTAGAAAGATAATTCTGTTTTCAAACTTTTAAGTAAGAAATGAGAAGACAGATAGCCGAATTACGCCATATCCCACCCGTAAAGGGAGAAAACATACATCATATTCATACAAAAGAAGAAGCAGAAACCGATTCAAGTTCAGTTGCTGAACAACACATCCCATAATTGGTTCTTTGATGCCTCTTTACAAGGTGGACAACTTTATATTTCAGATACTGGATACCAAAAAACTCTAATTAAAGATCATTAACCATCATCTTCAAGCACATCCTGATCAGAGCAAAAGTAACATCTAGCAATTCTGGCAATCTGTCTATCAAATATTTTCCATTGTCACCGCTGCAAATATTTTCCATCACTAAGAACGAATCTAGTTATGACTAAGGACCATGAAATCCCAAGAGTTCCACTGACAGAATTTAATACACAAGTGCCATGAGAAAATGCAGGAAAGTGTCACATGCCACGCCAACAATAAGGTATTGATTTTTGTGCTAAACTAAATTCACAGGACAGACTGTTGACCTTCTAACTTCATCCAGACTATTTTTCTtaagaaaatcaagaaatttgCACAAGAGAATATTTTATTAGCCAAATCAATTGAGATCCTAGCCTATGTGCCACAAATACTAGCAAACAATCTGTGACTTCCGGTTCTAAACAGAATTAAGCTACTGCCACACATATGCTTAGAACATAGTTATTTTCCTCAAGAAAACCtgaaatttccaaaaattttcGACACCCTATATGCCGTCAAAACAGCAGTAAATGCAAAGACTAAAAAAATAACCAGCAACAAAATGAAAAATCCAAGTACGAAATACTTACCCCGGCCTTACCAGGGATTGTGCAGTGCCAAACCATCATGTTCACAGTACCATCAGGAAGAGTCTCAGGTTTAGCCACAAAAccctaaaaaaaacaaaaatttacacaaacccaacaaaaaaaaaaacccacaaTCAAATAACCCACGTAAAAAAATCCCCCACCCCACCCGGGAAAAAAAAAACGAACATGAGGGTGATTTTTGCGCCACGATTTGCGTTCCTCGATGAGGCGGCCGCGAGCTATACCTCCAGACATCCTTCTCCAAATATAAAAATTACCCTTGTGCGTAAATTCTTTCACAGAGGGACAAGATAAGCAGCAGACTTTCCAATCGCACAGCAGTGCTCGATTTATATAGAAGAGAGAAGAGACGGTTGAGATTGGATCTCATTGAATCGTATGGATGAAAATAATGCTTGCGTGAAACCACGCCCCTATAAGTCTCCTCGCGGGGAAAACACGTGAGTTGTTGCCGGCAATGTCCcaacttgtttttttttttcccctttTATGATAGAGttgttttataattatttaaaattattgatagtatataataaatatatttatattttaaatattattataacaaattattatatacatttttatattatttgtgatatatttaaatgaaattgACAATATTTTGTCattaaattgatttatttattatttatcaaaagttttaaaaaaaatattgactaagtagaattattattaattaaatatatatttaaaaaatcatatattatttaatttatcaaaagtttaaaaaaatacataaatgatattcaatattaaatttttttggtcaTTTATCAGCTGAATAAATTCTGATTcaagtttaaattatttttgtacCTGCTAACAAGTATTTATgctaataataatatcaatttacaaacaatcaaaatatcaaaaattcataatttcacTGTTTCCTTAAAAGTTGTCaaacataaattttatatatttatttgataTTCTTGAGAGTATAAAGAAGTTAACACAAAAAATAACACAAAACTCGAAATTGTAatctaaattaaataaaattataaaatcatacaaatatttaaatataatttatgttttgaaatgacatcatattaaaatttaaattgtaaaaaataaaTCGAAAAAACTTACACGGTACACGGACCGAGTGCTtatcgctttaccaaaagctatagttggtggtaatggtgcaactctgATCTTTTAAACCGTATAGCAGCTCAAACACCACGATTCAATTGTTCTACCaaacaaggacaattattgtacccaacaatctccctcccaataattaaatcttttaaaccgcatagcagctcaagcaccacgattcaatcgctctaccaagcagagacaattattgcacccaacacattcaataacatattctttatttatttattattatatatttaataaattaagcGGAAATTTACATGATATAATAGAatactaaatttataataaggcactgcttttatatatatcatGTAAATATTATCACGGGCCCATGATAATATCATGGGCCcgtaataaataatttatacaaaagattaaattaaaattattacaCCTAAGAGAAGTGatattttatcttttatataaaattatttatcaagagaaGTGATACTTTATCATttgtataaaattatttatcactcgtgataaataattttatacaaAGGATAAAATATCACTTCTCTTgggtgtgataattttaatttaatgataaaatacactacaaatgacttaattatcttctatttataaaaattctaaaacctATCTTCTCTCATTTCACTTGTAAGCTTCCATCGATCcttcacaaatttttttaaaatttgtaagaatatttataattattttaaaaaaacaataatattgtaattattactaaactttatttaacattagcattgaaaatattattgctattttaattattaaagtaaatgcatattcacaaatttatttctaataaatatatttaaattaattttaataaatgtaaattataattataaatatttaattatatatccaattattttaagaatatatatttaattagcacttagggtattttggtcattacaataaaatttgtaaaattaatccatcattttaaaatcataccaaacaacATGTTATTTATCACACCATACTATTAATCcatatctcattttttaatcactctaattATTAATCACTTACTTATCTCATCACACATACCAAACTAGCCTAGAGTATAAAATCTTTTTTCCTCAGACATATTAGAAAAACAATTAAGTTATAATTAACAAAAAAGTTCTTTTTTACcataattttattgatttgaaaatataaataagaTAGATAAATATTTTGATAGGTAGTTTaaagagtaagtctcttgtgagacggtctcacgaatttttatctgtgagacgggtcaacaataccgatattcacaataaaaagtaatactcttagcataaaaagtaatattttttcatggatgacccaaataagagatctgtatcacaaactacgacctgtgagaccgtctcacacaagtttttgcctagtttaaattattttgtaagatatttgttgggtgcaataattgtccctgcttggaaGGGCGATCGAATCATGGTTCTttagctgctgtgcggtttaaaagatttgagttgtaccATTACCACTGGCTATAGATTTTgttaaagcggcaagcgctcggtcctacaattggtatcatagCCAAGTTCATGGGTTCGattcccaataattgcactcccccattgattgcaaggagtgcaattattgggagggagattgttgggtgtaataattgtcCCTACTTGGAAGAGCGATTGAaccatggtgcttgagctgctgtgcggtttaaaagatttgagttgcaccattaacactaactatagcttttggtaaagcggcaagcgctcgatcctacaatattgatgatttttttttccaataaaataatatttcttttCAATCATactttttctatatatttttatttgtagattaaggaaaaataatttatttgaaaataattaaaattattgtgtttatataattatttcaaCTATATAACGAGCAAAAAGACAATAATATATATCTTACTATCTTATTAAAATAGTGATGGAAGTACACGTGCTCCATCTAtgaaaattaaagataaatCCAAAACGTGAAGACATTAGACCGTGATCATTTTCTAATTTGGTcggaatttataaaaatttgtaTGAGAGTTCAATTTGGATTGGAAGTTGAAAAGGATGTCTGGTGCTTTGATCAtacgaagaatatgattttttaGTCATATAAGGATAATCTTGATAATATTAATTGTGACTTCACCAAATTAAATTTCTATAAAtggatctttattttaataacacGGATAGATATATCGATATTTATATGTTATATGGTGACATTTAGTATGGAAATTCCAACCAAAGTTGTTAAATTTGTCTGTGTAAGCTattatttgtattttatttaaattaatttcttAAATCTTCGAGACAAAACtcgtttatttgataaattaaaGATAACGGCTAAAATCATCATATAAGTTCAACAATTTTGACTTTTAGTAAATAATCAAGATTGAGTCTTTCACCTTGTATTTTTGCTATTTCTCGAATTTGAATTCTATTGCTCTAAGATGTTGATTTAGAAGCGAGCAACGAGCTATTGTTTTAACAGTTTCTATTCGACTGAAAGAGAAATATCAACATTTCGCATGAAAGAAGGTAAAAGAACGAGAGTTCGTGCTatttttaatcaaatttttCATCGTCCAGTTCAAACATAACGTGATGTCAGATATTCAACAATATCCGTTATCATACAAAAATATTTGACTTCCTATCATAAATGCTCTTGCCATACCACAACTCCAACAAGACAAAAACcaaatttaattacttaaaatatcaaaattcaaaatatattatttacaaAATAAAGAGCTATATTCCCATAACAATGGGATGCTTGAAGGACATATCAAGTGAATGCAAATCAGGAAAAatggtattttttaaaaaatagttagATATAAGATATATGAGGTGATTATTCAAATATTATCGATGGAAGCTctttaatataaaatcataaaatattataatttttgtgtttatctttttataaaaatttcataaaattatttttatctatttttaaatattattgaaTAGCGCTGCCAGATTTTTTATGTGAATTAAGGTTGTGTATTATAGGagattttatgaattttaattaCTTTTTTAGATTTTAAAAGTTAGAAGTTttcaatcaaaattttcatatacTCAATAGAAGTATCTAGTGTtattcaaaatataattttgtagaattttaaaagtcaagtgatattcaacattgacttttagAGATTATACAGAAGTCTATAGTTATTCGAAATGTTAATTAACTGTTAATAGCTAAATAGAATACATTGATATACAAATATTAAATCCTAAAATACAACTATAATTTGTCAATAAATGTAGTTGGTTAAATCTAAAAATTTAGatggacttttaaatttataaCTCACATATTTCTCTCTCTCTTTCACATCTACACTCTATCTCACTTTCTCTAATCTTCAAAATGTgtcataatatataataattaataatataaaaataatatttcaaactatacatattatttatgtcaaataatttttaattttaaaaaataataagatattattaattatatgaaaaaaattacaaatgtaTAAAAAAATCTTATTAAAAATCTATAACAAATGACAAATTTGAGATATTTCATGAATctcaataaaaatctattaaataaaaaacttttaaaaaatatcttaAATAGACTTTCTCACGAACTTCAGATGGATAAAAAGCCCGCCCAATAATGTAACGAGTTGGCCCAGTGTAAAAAGGGCCCACAGGAATCACCCGAGTCAGAATCTAGCAATCTTTTGATCTTTTCCAGTCTGATTCGTCTGCTTCAAGAGAAGCCAAGCACAGAGCGCTCATGGCCACGGACTTCAAATCCATCCCCTTGATCGGtaataaattttatcgaattctAAATTGTTTTTGTTGCCAGATCCTCTCTCGATTTCTGTTTCCGTGTTCCATTgctaagttttatttttttaaatcgaaGAAGATTCGATTATGCCAGCTAATAAGAGTGTATTGGCATCTTAAAGGGagctaatttatttatttttatttttgtaaaaaaattatggAACAGATATCAGTCCTCTGGTGGAGAAATGGGATGATCCAAACATGTCTCTAGATGGAGGTGTAGCCCATGTCGTTCAACAATTACACCAGGCTTGTCGCGAAGCTGGG from Primulina tabacum isolate GXHZ01 chromosome 3, ASM2559414v2, whole genome shotgun sequence encodes:
- the LOC142539646 gene encoding SUMO-conjugating enzyme SCE1-like, producing MSGGIARGRLIEERKSWRKNHPHGFVAKPETLPDGTVNMMVWHCTIPGKAGTDWDGGYYPLTMQFSEDYPSKPPKCKFPQGFFHPNIYPSGTVCLSILNEDSGWRPAITVKQILVGIQDLLDQPNPSDPAQTEGYHLFIQDTTEYKKRVRQQAKQYPPLV